A single Larimichthys crocea isolate SSNF chromosome VIII, L_crocea_2.0, whole genome shotgun sequence DNA region contains:
- the fto gene encoding alpha-ketoglutarate-dependent dioxygenase FTO isoform X4: MKRSGDSEGEKRRKRRRLLQELGDQKIPFLGPSDRGFQQLWDSSYSGLVLRKSCSVPPELHGRVQAALLTLRKKGCLLRDLVRVRDRDVFTTVSRALLGEPGHTYRYLDTRLFAIPWHSEDTEVKGQNCCDPDLRAACKALWELNTFFCTDVSQLKEGDRLTQCTKGEAETKQVEEGDTESKHSEDSKNSEGGDSESRQSEEGDTESKHSEEWDIESKHSEEGCSGSKREGEWETGSKHSSEEAESSQVKPSETGVAAGSEHSEGKYPGWSPKTTVGAETEPMGLGTQEKPVAQLKHSLSDHHTEDKEEQASGQGCSQPSPPQVCTGPVKFNVTLLNYMDPAAMSQLKEEPYYGMGKMAVGWHHDENLITHSPVAVYSYSCHDDKGESSEGGSGEKAFWRIGLKVAWDIHTPGLMLPLESGDCYYMRDDLNSTHQHCVLAGDIARFSSTHRVAECSSGTLTYIQSQCQKALSNLHTDPETGSHSLLALLPRTLQHCEEIHNEVEFEWLRQYWFQGQRYARFCSWWTRPMEQLEKDWRLMETMTMLFLATVEEEGQAGEGRRELAETLLSALIDRHQQRQTWRDRHL, encoded by the exons ATGAAAAGATCGGGTGACAGTGagggggagaagagaagaaag AGGCGGAGGCTACTGCAGGAGTTGGGAGACCAGAAGATCCCTTTTCTGGGACCTTCAGATCGGGGCTTTCAGCAACTG TGGGATTCCAGTTACTCTGGCCTGGTTCTGAGGAAATCCTGCTCCGTTCCTCCTGAGCTCCATGGCCGGGTGCAGGCAGCTCTCCTCACCCTGAGAAAGAAGGGCTGCCTCCTGAGGGATTTGGTTCGTGTCCGTGACCGTGATGTGTTCACCACCGTGTCGCGAGCTCTGCTTGGTGAGCCGGGCCACACATATCGCTATCTGGACACAAGGCTCTTTGCCATCCCCTGGCACAGTGAGGACACGGAAGTCAAAGGACAAAACTGTTGTGACCCTGACTTGAGGGCTGCCTGCAAGGCATTGTGGGAGCTTAACACCTTCTTCTGTACTGATGTCTCTCAGCTGAAGGAAGGAGACAGGCTAACACAATGTACAAAGGGAGAGGCAGAGACCAAACAGGTTGAAGAGGGGGACACAGAGTCTAAACACAGTGAAGACTCCAAGAACAGTGAAGGAGGGGACTCCGAGTCCCGGCAAAGTGAGGAGGGGGACACAGAGTCCAAGCACAGTGAGGAATGGGACATTGAGTCAAAACACAGTGAAGAAGGCTGCTCTGGGTCAAAACGAGAAGGAGAATGGGAGACTGGGTCCAAACATAGcagtgaggaggcagagtcCTCCCAGGTTAAACCAAGTGAAACAGGTGTTGCAGCAGGGTCAGAACATAGTGAAGGAAAATATCCCGGCTGGTCACCTAAAACCACTGTTGGCGCAGAGACTGAACCTATGGGACTGGGGACCCAAGAGAAACCCGTGGCCCAACTCAAGCACAGCCTGTCAGATCACCACACTGAGGACAAAGAGGAACAGGCAAGCGGGCAGGGCTGTTCCCAGCCGAGTCCTCCGCAGGTATGCACCGGTCCTGTGAAGTTCAATGTCACCTTACTTAACTACATGGACCCTGCAGCTATGAGCCAGCTCAAAGAGGAGCCTTACTATGGCATGGGGAAAATGGCAGTTGGGTGGCACCACGATGAGAACCTCATCACTCATTCGCCAGTGGCTGTGTACAGCTATAGCTGTCACGATGATAAAG GTGAGAGCAGTGAGGGAGGCAGCGGTGAAAAGGCCTTCTGGAGGATTGGGCTCAAGGTAGCCTGGGACATCCACACACCTGGCCTCATGCTGCCACTGGAATCTGGAGACTGCTATTACATGAGAG ATGACCTGAACAGTACCCACCAGCACTGTGTCCTAGCTGGAGACATCGCACGCTTCAGTTCAACACACAGAGTTGCCGAG TGTTCCAGTGGGACCCTGACCTACATCCAGTCACAGTGCCAAAAGGCCCTGTCCAACCTGCACACTGACCCAGAGACAGGTTCCCACAGCCTCCTGGCCCTGCTGCCGAGAACGCTACAGCACTGTGAGGAGATTCACAATGAG gtgGAGTTCGAGTGGCTGCGGCAGTACTGGTTTCAGGGCCAACGCTACGCCCGCTTCTGCAGCTGGTGGACTAGACCGatggagcagctggagaaggACTGGAGGCTCATGGAGACGATG
- the fto gene encoding alpha-ketoglutarate-dependent dioxygenase FTO isoform X3 codes for MKRSGDSEGEKRRKRRRLLQELGDQKIPFLGPSDRGFQQLWDSSYSGLVLRKSCSVPPELHGRVQAALLTLRKKGCLLRDLVRVRDRDVFTTVSRALLGEPGHTYRYLDTRLFAIPWHSEDTEVKGQNCCDPDLRAACKALWELNTFFCTDVSQLKEGDRLTQCTKGEAETKQVEEGDTESKHSEDSKNSEGGDSESRQSEEGDTESKHSEEWDIESKHSEEGCSGSKREGEWETGSKHSSEEAESSQVKPSETGVAAGSEHSEGKYPGWSPKTTVGAETEPMGLGTQEKPVAQLKHSLSDHHTEDKEEQASGQGCSQPSPPQVCTGPVKFNVTLLNYMDPAAMSQLKEEPYYGMGKMAVGWHHDENLITHSPVAVYSYSCHDDKGESSEGGSGEKAFWRIGLKVAWDIHTPGLMLPLESGDCYYMRDDLNSTHQHCVLAGDIARFSSTHRVAECSSGTLTYIQSQCQKALSNLHTDPETGSHSLLALLPRTLQHCEEIHNEVEFEWLRQYWFQGQRYARFCSWWTRPMEQLEKDWRLMETMTMLFLATVEEEGQAGEGRRELAETLLSALIDRHQQRQTWRDRMMVMAVMILDHPAG; via the exons ATGAAAAGATCGGGTGACAGTGagggggagaagagaagaaag AGGCGGAGGCTACTGCAGGAGTTGGGAGACCAGAAGATCCCTTTTCTGGGACCTTCAGATCGGGGCTTTCAGCAACTG TGGGATTCCAGTTACTCTGGCCTGGTTCTGAGGAAATCCTGCTCCGTTCCTCCTGAGCTCCATGGCCGGGTGCAGGCAGCTCTCCTCACCCTGAGAAAGAAGGGCTGCCTCCTGAGGGATTTGGTTCGTGTCCGTGACCGTGATGTGTTCACCACCGTGTCGCGAGCTCTGCTTGGTGAGCCGGGCCACACATATCGCTATCTGGACACAAGGCTCTTTGCCATCCCCTGGCACAGTGAGGACACGGAAGTCAAAGGACAAAACTGTTGTGACCCTGACTTGAGGGCTGCCTGCAAGGCATTGTGGGAGCTTAACACCTTCTTCTGTACTGATGTCTCTCAGCTGAAGGAAGGAGACAGGCTAACACAATGTACAAAGGGAGAGGCAGAGACCAAACAGGTTGAAGAGGGGGACACAGAGTCTAAACACAGTGAAGACTCCAAGAACAGTGAAGGAGGGGACTCCGAGTCCCGGCAAAGTGAGGAGGGGGACACAGAGTCCAAGCACAGTGAGGAATGGGACATTGAGTCAAAACACAGTGAAGAAGGCTGCTCTGGGTCAAAACGAGAAGGAGAATGGGAGACTGGGTCCAAACATAGcagtgaggaggcagagtcCTCCCAGGTTAAACCAAGTGAAACAGGTGTTGCAGCAGGGTCAGAACATAGTGAAGGAAAATATCCCGGCTGGTCACCTAAAACCACTGTTGGCGCAGAGACTGAACCTATGGGACTGGGGACCCAAGAGAAACCCGTGGCCCAACTCAAGCACAGCCTGTCAGATCACCACACTGAGGACAAAGAGGAACAGGCAAGCGGGCAGGGCTGTTCCCAGCCGAGTCCTCCGCAGGTATGCACCGGTCCTGTGAAGTTCAATGTCACCTTACTTAACTACATGGACCCTGCAGCTATGAGCCAGCTCAAAGAGGAGCCTTACTATGGCATGGGGAAAATGGCAGTTGGGTGGCACCACGATGAGAACCTCATCACTCATTCGCCAGTGGCTGTGTACAGCTATAGCTGTCACGATGATAAAG GTGAGAGCAGTGAGGGAGGCAGCGGTGAAAAGGCCTTCTGGAGGATTGGGCTCAAGGTAGCCTGGGACATCCACACACCTGGCCTCATGCTGCCACTGGAATCTGGAGACTGCTATTACATGAGAG ATGACCTGAACAGTACCCACCAGCACTGTGTCCTAGCTGGAGACATCGCACGCTTCAGTTCAACACACAGAGTTGCCGAG TGTTCCAGTGGGACCCTGACCTACATCCAGTCACAGTGCCAAAAGGCCCTGTCCAACCTGCACACTGACCCAGAGACAGGTTCCCACAGCCTCCTGGCCCTGCTGCCGAGAACGCTACAGCACTGTGAGGAGATTCACAATGAG gtgGAGTTCGAGTGGCTGCGGCAGTACTGGTTTCAGGGCCAACGCTACGCCCGCTTCTGCAGCTGGTGGACTAGACCGatggagcagctggagaaggACTGGAGGCTCATGGAGACGATG